One region of Oncorhynchus mykiss isolate Arlee chromosome 8, USDA_OmykA_1.1, whole genome shotgun sequence genomic DNA includes:
- the LOC110530195 gene encoding acyl-coenzyme A thioesterase 11 isoform X2, with amino-acid sequence MAPLPMLAGKEEVKSTADHVLETFYPISPTIDLQSVQVYQEQNHKDSSRESISGTPKMSRHQNGEEYRNPTEVKKSQIVMPCHANHRQELSVGELLKWMDSTACLSAERHAGCPCVTVSVDDIHFEHTIGVGQVVNIKAKVNRAFNTSMEVGIVVSCEDLFSDTHWSVCRAVATFVSQRTTGGKVQLRPLVPCTQAEQVEHSLAAERRRMRLVHADIMKDLLANRAFQQVEVQEAEKAVPAERTRVESVELVLPTHANHQVNTFGGQIMAWMENVATIAASRLCNAHPTLQSIDMFHFRGPSHVGDRLVLKAIVNNAFKNSMEAGVCAEAYQGEEPLRHINSAFMTFEIRDQEGKPCTLPRIRPEPLEGMRRYQEAIARNKIRLDRKYIISCKQTEVPLSVPWDLSNQVYLSYNNVSALKMLAARNNWLLNSEKNKVSLYTLEQKQVLSFKVETEIDIPAERAFMLLSDLSKRVEWDPNYERCELILRVNDDDFLYRVVTPSIGQDGASNSPSANQGGKVQDFILLASRRPPCDSGDPYVIALRSVTLPTHPPTEGYNRGEVLCAGFSILEVSKDISKISYFNQASPEVLPYISTDIAGLSSSFYGIFCTCNTFLQENRVDHASTPQSQPPSSILKRTQL; translated from the exons ATGGCCCCTCTCCCAATGCTTGCTGgtaaggaggaggtcaaaagcaCAGCAGACCACGTCCTTGAGACGTTCTATCCCATCTCTCCCACCATCGACCTGCAGAGTGTCCAGGTCTACCAGGAGCAGAACCATAAAG ATTCCTCCAG AGAAAGCATCTCCGGGACCCCTAAAATGAGCAGACACCAAAATGGGGAGGAGTACAGGAACCCAACAGAGGTGAAGAAGAGCCAGATAGTGATGCCCTGCCATGCCAACCACCGCCAGGAGCTCAGCGTGGGAGAGCTGCTCAAATGGATGGACTCTACAGCCTGTCTGTCAG CTGAAAGGCATGCTGGGTGTCCCTGTGTCACTGTCTCGGTCGACGACATCCACTTTGAACACACTATTGG GGTTGGACAGGTGGTCAACATCAAGGCCAAAGTCAATCGAGCTTTCAACACCAGCATGGAG GTTGGCATTGTGGTGAGCTGTGAAGACCTGTTCAGTGATACCCACTGGAGTGTGTGTCGGGCGGTTGCCACGTTTGTCAGCCAGCGCACCACGGGAGGGAAG GTGCAGCTGCGTCCGTTGGTCCCCTGTACACAGGCGGAGCAGGTGGAGCACAGTCTAgcagctgagaggaggaggatgaggctCGTCCACGCTGATATCATGAAGGACCTGCTCGCTAACAGGGCCTTCCAACAAG tggaggtCCAGGAGGCTGAGAAGGCGGTGCCAGCAGAGAGGACACGGGTGGAGAGTGTTGAGTTGGTTCTTCCCACTCATGCCAACCACCAGGTCAACACGTTCGGAGGACAGATCATGGCCTGGATGGAGAACGTGGCTACCATCGCTGCAAG tcgTCTGTGTAACGCTCACCCCACCCTGCAGAGCATAGACATGTTCCATTTCAGGGGTCCCTCACACGTGGGCGACCGGCTGGTCCTCAAAGCCATAGTCAACAATGCATTCAAGAACAG CATGGAGGCGGGCGTGTGTGCGGAGGCTTATCAGGGGGAGGAGCCTCTGAGACACATCAACAGCGCCTTCATGACCTTCGAAATCCGCGACCAGGAAGGCAAGCCATGCACGTTGCCAAGGATACGACCCGAACCGCTG GAGGGAATGAGACGTTACCAGGAGGCCATCGCTAGAAACAAGATCAGACTCGACAG GAAGTACATAATATCCTGCAAGCAGACAGAGGTGCCCTTATCTGTACCGTGGGACCTCAGCAACCAG GTGTACCTCAGCTACAACAACGTGTCTGCTCTGAAGATGCTGGCCGCCAGAAACAACTGGTTGTTAAACTCTGAGAAAAACAAG GTGAGCCTGTACACCCTGGAGCAGAAGCAGGTGTTGAGTTTTAAGGTCGAGACGGAGATAGACATCCCAGCTGAGAGGGCCTTTATGTTGCTCTCTGACTTAAGCAAGAGAGTGGAGTGGGACCCAAACTACGA GAGGTGTGAGCTGATTCTTAGGGTGAACGATGATGACTTTCTGTACCGCGTGGTGACTCCTTCCATAGGCCAGGATGGGGCCAGTAACAGCCCTTCAGCCAATCAGGGAGGGAAGGTCCAGGACTTCATCCTCCTGGCCTCCAGGAGACCACCGTGTGACAGCGG GGACCCTTATGTTATTGCTCTGCGTTCGgtcactctacccacacaccctccTACAGAGGGCTACAACAGGGGAGAGGTGCTGTGTGCCGGCTTCAGCATCCTGGAGGTCTCCAAAGATATCTCCAAG ATCTCCTACTTCAACCAGGCGTCTCCCGAGGTCCTGCCCTACATCTCCACAGACATCGCCGGGCTCTCCTCCAGCTTCTACGGCATCTTCTGCACCTGTAACACCTTCCTCCAGGAGAACAGGGTTGACCATGCCTCCACCCCACAGTCCCAACCACCCTCCTCTATACTAAAACGTACACAACTCTAA
- the LOC110530195 gene encoding acyl-coenzyme A thioesterase 11 isoform X1, with product MAPLPMLAGKEEVKSTADHVLETFYPISPTIDLQSVQVYQEQNHKDSSRESISGTPKMSRHQNGEEYRNPTEVKKSQIVMPCHANHRQELSVGELLKWMDSTACLSAERHAGCPCVTVSVDDIHFEHTIGVGQVVNIKAKVNRAFNTSMEVGIVVSCEDLFSDTHWSVCRAVATFVSQRTTGGKVVQLRPLVPCTQAEQVEHSLAAERRRMRLVHADIMKDLLANRAFQQVEVQEAEKAVPAERTRVESVELVLPTHANHQVNTFGGQIMAWMENVATIAASRLCNAHPTLQSIDMFHFRGPSHVGDRLVLKAIVNNAFKNSMEAGVCAEAYQGEEPLRHINSAFMTFEIRDQEGKPCTLPRIRPEPLEGMRRYQEAIARNKIRLDRKYIISCKQTEVPLSVPWDLSNQVYLSYNNVSALKMLAARNNWLLNSEKNKVSLYTLEQKQVLSFKVETEIDIPAERAFMLLSDLSKRVEWDPNYERCELILRVNDDDFLYRVVTPSIGQDGASNSPSANQGGKVQDFILLASRRPPCDSGDPYVIALRSVTLPTHPPTEGYNRGEVLCAGFSILEVSKDISKISYFNQASPEVLPYISTDIAGLSSSFYGIFCTCNTFLQENRVDHASTPQSQPPSSILKRTQL from the exons ATGGCCCCTCTCCCAATGCTTGCTGgtaaggaggaggtcaaaagcaCAGCAGACCACGTCCTTGAGACGTTCTATCCCATCTCTCCCACCATCGACCTGCAGAGTGTCCAGGTCTACCAGGAGCAGAACCATAAAG ATTCCTCCAG AGAAAGCATCTCCGGGACCCCTAAAATGAGCAGACACCAAAATGGGGAGGAGTACAGGAACCCAACAGAGGTGAAGAAGAGCCAGATAGTGATGCCCTGCCATGCCAACCACCGCCAGGAGCTCAGCGTGGGAGAGCTGCTCAAATGGATGGACTCTACAGCCTGTCTGTCAG CTGAAAGGCATGCTGGGTGTCCCTGTGTCACTGTCTCGGTCGACGACATCCACTTTGAACACACTATTGG GGTTGGACAGGTGGTCAACATCAAGGCCAAAGTCAATCGAGCTTTCAACACCAGCATGGAG GTTGGCATTGTGGTGAGCTGTGAAGACCTGTTCAGTGATACCCACTGGAGTGTGTGTCGGGCGGTTGCCACGTTTGTCAGCCAGCGCACCACGGGAGGGAAGGTG GTGCAGCTGCGTCCGTTGGTCCCCTGTACACAGGCGGAGCAGGTGGAGCACAGTCTAgcagctgagaggaggaggatgaggctCGTCCACGCTGATATCATGAAGGACCTGCTCGCTAACAGGGCCTTCCAACAAG tggaggtCCAGGAGGCTGAGAAGGCGGTGCCAGCAGAGAGGACACGGGTGGAGAGTGTTGAGTTGGTTCTTCCCACTCATGCCAACCACCAGGTCAACACGTTCGGAGGACAGATCATGGCCTGGATGGAGAACGTGGCTACCATCGCTGCAAG tcgTCTGTGTAACGCTCACCCCACCCTGCAGAGCATAGACATGTTCCATTTCAGGGGTCCCTCACACGTGGGCGACCGGCTGGTCCTCAAAGCCATAGTCAACAATGCATTCAAGAACAG CATGGAGGCGGGCGTGTGTGCGGAGGCTTATCAGGGGGAGGAGCCTCTGAGACACATCAACAGCGCCTTCATGACCTTCGAAATCCGCGACCAGGAAGGCAAGCCATGCACGTTGCCAAGGATACGACCCGAACCGCTG GAGGGAATGAGACGTTACCAGGAGGCCATCGCTAGAAACAAGATCAGACTCGACAG GAAGTACATAATATCCTGCAAGCAGACAGAGGTGCCCTTATCTGTACCGTGGGACCTCAGCAACCAG GTGTACCTCAGCTACAACAACGTGTCTGCTCTGAAGATGCTGGCCGCCAGAAACAACTGGTTGTTAAACTCTGAGAAAAACAAG GTGAGCCTGTACACCCTGGAGCAGAAGCAGGTGTTGAGTTTTAAGGTCGAGACGGAGATAGACATCCCAGCTGAGAGGGCCTTTATGTTGCTCTCTGACTTAAGCAAGAGAGTGGAGTGGGACCCAAACTACGA GAGGTGTGAGCTGATTCTTAGGGTGAACGATGATGACTTTCTGTACCGCGTGGTGACTCCTTCCATAGGCCAGGATGGGGCCAGTAACAGCCCTTCAGCCAATCAGGGAGGGAAGGTCCAGGACTTCATCCTCCTGGCCTCCAGGAGACCACCGTGTGACAGCGG GGACCCTTATGTTATTGCTCTGCGTTCGgtcactctacccacacaccctccTACAGAGGGCTACAACAGGGGAGAGGTGCTGTGTGCCGGCTTCAGCATCCTGGAGGTCTCCAAAGATATCTCCAAG ATCTCCTACTTCAACCAGGCGTCTCCCGAGGTCCTGCCCTACATCTCCACAGACATCGCCGGGCTCTCCTCCAGCTTCTACGGCATCTTCTGCACCTGTAACACCTTCCTCCAGGAGAACAGGGTTGACCATGCCTCCACCCCACAGTCCCAACCACCCTCCTCTATACTAAAACGTACACAACTCTAA
- the LOC110530195 gene encoding acyl-coenzyme A thioesterase 11 isoform X3 produces MSRHQNGEEYRNPTEVKKSQIVMPCHANHRQELSVGELLKWMDSTACLSAERHAGCPCVTVSVDDIHFEHTIGVGQVVNIKAKVNRAFNTSMEVGIVVSCEDLFSDTHWSVCRAVATFVSQRTTGGKVVQLRPLVPCTQAEQVEHSLAAERRRMRLVHADIMKDLLANRAFQQVEVQEAEKAVPAERTRVESVELVLPTHANHQVNTFGGQIMAWMENVATIAASRLCNAHPTLQSIDMFHFRGPSHVGDRLVLKAIVNNAFKNSMEAGVCAEAYQGEEPLRHINSAFMTFEIRDQEGKPCTLPRIRPEPLEGMRRYQEAIARNKIRLDRKYIISCKQTEVPLSVPWDLSNQVYLSYNNVSALKMLAARNNWLLNSEKNKVSLYTLEQKQVLSFKVETEIDIPAERAFMLLSDLSKRVEWDPNYERCELILRVNDDDFLYRVVTPSIGQDGASNSPSANQGGKVQDFILLASRRPPCDSGDPYVIALRSVTLPTHPPTEGYNRGEVLCAGFSILEVSKDISKISYFNQASPEVLPYISTDIAGLSSSFYGIFCTCNTFLQENRVDHASTPQSQPPSSILKRTQL; encoded by the exons ATGAGCAGACACCAAAATGGGGAGGAGTACAGGAACCCAACAGAGGTGAAGAAGAGCCAGATAGTGATGCCCTGCCATGCCAACCACCGCCAGGAGCTCAGCGTGGGAGAGCTGCTCAAATGGATGGACTCTACAGCCTGTCTGTCAG CTGAAAGGCATGCTGGGTGTCCCTGTGTCACTGTCTCGGTCGACGACATCCACTTTGAACACACTATTGG GGTTGGACAGGTGGTCAACATCAAGGCCAAAGTCAATCGAGCTTTCAACACCAGCATGGAG GTTGGCATTGTGGTGAGCTGTGAAGACCTGTTCAGTGATACCCACTGGAGTGTGTGTCGGGCGGTTGCCACGTTTGTCAGCCAGCGCACCACGGGAGGGAAGGTG GTGCAGCTGCGTCCGTTGGTCCCCTGTACACAGGCGGAGCAGGTGGAGCACAGTCTAgcagctgagaggaggaggatgaggctCGTCCACGCTGATATCATGAAGGACCTGCTCGCTAACAGGGCCTTCCAACAAG tggaggtCCAGGAGGCTGAGAAGGCGGTGCCAGCAGAGAGGACACGGGTGGAGAGTGTTGAGTTGGTTCTTCCCACTCATGCCAACCACCAGGTCAACACGTTCGGAGGACAGATCATGGCCTGGATGGAGAACGTGGCTACCATCGCTGCAAG tcgTCTGTGTAACGCTCACCCCACCCTGCAGAGCATAGACATGTTCCATTTCAGGGGTCCCTCACACGTGGGCGACCGGCTGGTCCTCAAAGCCATAGTCAACAATGCATTCAAGAACAG CATGGAGGCGGGCGTGTGTGCGGAGGCTTATCAGGGGGAGGAGCCTCTGAGACACATCAACAGCGCCTTCATGACCTTCGAAATCCGCGACCAGGAAGGCAAGCCATGCACGTTGCCAAGGATACGACCCGAACCGCTG GAGGGAATGAGACGTTACCAGGAGGCCATCGCTAGAAACAAGATCAGACTCGACAG GAAGTACATAATATCCTGCAAGCAGACAGAGGTGCCCTTATCTGTACCGTGGGACCTCAGCAACCAG GTGTACCTCAGCTACAACAACGTGTCTGCTCTGAAGATGCTGGCCGCCAGAAACAACTGGTTGTTAAACTCTGAGAAAAACAAG GTGAGCCTGTACACCCTGGAGCAGAAGCAGGTGTTGAGTTTTAAGGTCGAGACGGAGATAGACATCCCAGCTGAGAGGGCCTTTATGTTGCTCTCTGACTTAAGCAAGAGAGTGGAGTGGGACCCAAACTACGA GAGGTGTGAGCTGATTCTTAGGGTGAACGATGATGACTTTCTGTACCGCGTGGTGACTCCTTCCATAGGCCAGGATGGGGCCAGTAACAGCCCTTCAGCCAATCAGGGAGGGAAGGTCCAGGACTTCATCCTCCTGGCCTCCAGGAGACCACCGTGTGACAGCGG GGACCCTTATGTTATTGCTCTGCGTTCGgtcactctacccacacaccctccTACAGAGGGCTACAACAGGGGAGAGGTGCTGTGTGCCGGCTTCAGCATCCTGGAGGTCTCCAAAGATATCTCCAAG ATCTCCTACTTCAACCAGGCGTCTCCCGAGGTCCTGCCCTACATCTCCACAGACATCGCCGGGCTCTCCTCCAGCTTCTACGGCATCTTCTGCACCTGTAACACCTTCCTCCAGGAGAACAGGGTTGACCATGCCTCCACCCCACAGTCCCAACCACCCTCCTCTATACTAAAACGTACACAACTCTAA